Proteins from one Planctomyces sp. SH-PL62 genomic window:
- a CDS encoding dipeptide epimerase, with protein MSDPCPSPRSSSRGVSIRRLTLYRVEVPLKKPVKHASHERTTSENLVVRVELDDGATGFGEGVPRSYVTGETIETTFQALEKCEWPRAIGRPGSFAEVVATLERLSLPEIDDDPRGMRGNAARCALELAVLDAYGRSFGVSLGEAVALATADGLERNARPLPVRYSAAITAESRRKERISAIKFRVYGFRDVKAKVGVAGQDDPGRLETIRRILGRRMDIRIDANEAWRADELIEKVDPLLRFRPSLLEQPVAHAEVDALADLRPRLGLPVMLDESLCGWPDGIAAVDRKTTDFFNVRLSKCGGVLPSLRLIGLARRNGLGVQLGCHPGETAILSAAGRHVASRVAGIRYLEGSYDRHILKSNVTRDDLTFGYGGRARPIEGPGLGMRVDPDLLAAMTTETRELDHA; from the coding sequence TTGTCCGATCCATGCCCCTCCCCGCGGTCCTCGTCCCGGGGAGTTTCGATTCGCCGGCTGACCCTCTACCGCGTCGAGGTGCCGCTCAAGAAGCCGGTCAAGCACGCTTCGCACGAGCGAACGACCAGCGAGAACCTCGTCGTGCGCGTCGAGTTGGACGACGGCGCGACCGGCTTCGGCGAGGGCGTCCCCCGGTCGTACGTGACCGGCGAGACGATCGAGACCACCTTTCAGGCCCTCGAAAAGTGCGAATGGCCCCGCGCGATCGGTCGACCGGGCTCGTTCGCCGAGGTCGTGGCGACCCTGGAACGCCTGAGCCTCCCGGAGATCGACGACGACCCCCGTGGGATGCGCGGCAACGCCGCCCGCTGCGCGCTGGAATTGGCCGTGCTCGACGCCTACGGTCGGAGCTTCGGCGTTTCGCTCGGCGAGGCCGTGGCCCTGGCGACGGCCGACGGGCTGGAGCGGAACGCCCGCCCCCTCCCGGTCCGCTACAGCGCGGCGATCACGGCCGAATCGCGCCGCAAGGAGCGGATCTCGGCGATCAAGTTCCGGGTCTACGGCTTCCGAGACGTCAAGGCGAAGGTCGGCGTGGCCGGCCAGGACGACCCTGGGCGGCTGGAGACGATCCGCCGCATCCTCGGGCGTCGGATGGACATCCGCATCGACGCCAACGAGGCGTGGCGGGCCGACGAGCTGATCGAGAAGGTCGACCCCCTGCTCCGCTTCCGCCCTTCACTCCTGGAACAGCCGGTCGCCCACGCCGAGGTCGACGCCCTGGCGGATCTCCGGCCCCGCCTCGGACTCCCCGTGATGCTCGACGAGTCGCTCTGCGGCTGGCCGGACGGTATCGCGGCGGTCGACCGCAAGACGACCGACTTCTTCAACGTCCGACTTTCCAAGTGCGGCGGCGTGCTGCCGTCGCTCCGCCTGATCGGCCTGGCTCGCCGCAACGGGCTGGGCGTGCAGCTGGGCTGCCACCCCGGTGAGACGGCGATCCTCTCGGCCGCCGGCCGCCACGTGGCCAGTCGGGTCGCGGGCATTCGCTACCTTGAAGGATCTTACGATCGCCACATCCTCAAATCGAACGTGACTCGCGACGACCTCACGTTCGGCTATGGCGGCCGTGCGAGGCCGATCGAAGGCCCCGGCCTGGGGATGCGCGTCGACCCCGATCTGCTGGCCGCGATGACGACCGAGACCCGGGAGCTCGACCATGCCTGA
- a CDS encoding alpha/beta fold hydrolase, whose product MPEVAHEEIEFTTSDGYPCRVARWPAVGEARGRVVVLHGVQSHSGWYPGLGRRLAEAGYDVSFPNRRGSGPNLQERGHTPSALRLVEDVAEWIQRIKAEAPSLPIALAGISWGGKIAVLTAVRRPDLVDALALICPGLEPQVGVTFAEKLRIAKAVFTNRRKTFPIPLADPALFTDDPEKQAFIRDDPMGLRQATAGLLLASFLIDRMIRRAPKKLLQPTLLMLGGRDRIVDNARTRAYFGRVAAEDRQILEYPDGCHTFEFDPDPGLYASDLATWLEPRLAAKRERPR is encoded by the coding sequence ATGCCTGAGGTTGCGCACGAGGAGATCGAGTTCACAACCTCCGACGGCTACCCCTGCCGCGTCGCCCGCTGGCCGGCCGTCGGCGAAGCCCGAGGCCGGGTGGTCGTGCTGCACGGCGTCCAGAGCCACTCGGGATGGTATCCCGGACTGGGCAGACGGCTCGCGGAGGCGGGTTACGACGTCTCGTTCCCGAACCGGCGCGGCTCCGGCCCCAACCTTCAGGAACGAGGTCACACCCCATCCGCGCTCCGGCTGGTCGAGGACGTCGCCGAGTGGATCCAGCGGATCAAGGCCGAGGCGCCCTCCCTGCCCATCGCCCTGGCCGGGATCAGCTGGGGAGGAAAGATCGCCGTGTTGACGGCCGTCCGCAGGCCCGATCTGGTGGACGCCCTGGCCCTGATCTGCCCCGGCCTGGAGCCCCAGGTCGGGGTCACGTTCGCCGAGAAGCTGCGGATCGCTAAGGCGGTCTTCACAAACCGCCGGAAAACGTTCCCGATCCCCCTGGCCGACCCCGCCCTATTCACCGACGACCCCGAGAAGCAGGCGTTCATTCGCGACGATCCGATGGGGCTTCGGCAGGCGACGGCCGGGCTCTTGCTCGCCAGCTTCCTGATCGACCGGATGATCCGTCGAGCCCCGAAAAAGCTCCTCCAGCCGACGCTCCTCATGCTGGGGGGGCGGGATCGGATCGTCGACAACGCGCGAACTCGCGCGTACTTCGGGAGGGTGGCCGCCGAGGACCGTCAGATCCTGGAATATCCCGACGGCTGCCACACCTTCGAGTTCGATCCTGACCCGGGGCTCTATGCGAGCGATCTTGCGACCTGGCTGGAGCCCCGCCTGGCGGCGAAACGAGAGCGTCCCCGTTGA
- the msrB gene encoding peptide-methionine (R)-S-oxide reductase MsrB, translated as MFEFATRARIQTLTTGGWTMNIFPHLLASSRYFVAAAALVILAGNGTAQEAKEAPAEKPTVLDSPTSVATVESKSGAADRSAKEPERVVKTDEEWRKLLTYDQYLVTRMKATEPAWSGRYSHGRFKGTFLCVCCGAELFDARHKFESGTGWPSFWRPLNTKVLEQALDRSEAEPRVEVMCSRCGAHLGHVFNDGPAPTGLRFCINSLALKLDSEPARPTTANRKTTNRRRSSATRDERPESPESTAPAHDSAGSSRSPRSR; from the coding sequence GTGTTCGAATTTGCGACGCGGGCGCGGATCCAGACTTTAACCACGGGCGGCTGGACCATGAACATCTTCCCGCATCTGCTGGCGTCATCCCGATACTTCGTCGCAGCGGCGGCCCTGGTCATCCTCGCCGGCAATGGGACGGCGCAGGAAGCCAAGGAGGCGCCCGCCGAGAAGCCGACGGTCCTTGATTCGCCGACGTCCGTCGCGACCGTCGAGTCGAAGTCCGGGGCCGCCGACAGGTCCGCGAAGGAGCCCGAGCGCGTCGTCAAGACCGACGAAGAATGGCGGAAGCTCCTGACCTACGACCAGTATCTCGTGACCCGGATGAAGGCGACCGAGCCGGCGTGGTCCGGGCGATACTCGCACGGTCGCTTCAAGGGAACCTTCCTCTGCGTCTGCTGCGGGGCCGAGCTGTTCGACGCCCGCCATAAATTCGAGTCCGGCACGGGATGGCCGAGTTTCTGGCGGCCCCTGAACACGAAGGTTCTCGAACAGGCCCTGGATCGGAGCGAAGCTGAGCCCCGCGTCGAGGTGATGTGTTCCCGCTGCGGCGCCCATCTCGGACACGTCTTCAACGACGGCCCCGCGCCGACCGGCCTCCGCTTCTGCATCAATTCGCTGGCGCTCAAGCTGGATTCCGAGCCGGCCCGGCCCACCACCGCCAACCGCAAGACGACTAACCGGCGACGGTCCTCGGCCACCCGAGACGAGCGCCCGGAGTCGCCGGAATCCACCGCCCCGGCTCACGACAGCGCGGGTTCGAGCCGGTCTCCCCGAAGTCGGTGA